In Bufo gargarizans isolate SCDJY-AF-19 chromosome 6, ASM1485885v1, whole genome shotgun sequence, a single genomic region encodes these proteins:
- the LOC122942250 gene encoding uncharacterized protein LOC122942250, which yields MKDLPSEVILGNDIGPLTSAFASTPAQEAHAVTTRAQSRAAEIHPLPTETQVSQPNLPLTVQPLPWDTPEDFGREVTGDPSLRKYREKARRGQGGLEKEQFIWENGRLYRLTETRGNAPGPKQKRQLVVPRKYRQELLRIGHDVPLAGHLGIRKTGYRVTQNFFWPGVSDDVRAYCQTCEVCQRIGKKGDHTKAKLVSMPIIEEPFTRVAVDIIGPLAQPSRSGKRYILTIVDYATRYPEAVALSNIQAETVAEALVKVFSRVGFPKEVLSDQGTQFTAEVTQQIWKTCGVKSLTSSPYHPQTNGLCERFNGTLKQMLKSFTGAYKDWERFLPHLLFAYREVPQESTGFSPFELLYGRRVRGPLDLIKDHWEGQTEIEGTPVVPYVLELRDRMEELAQTVRENLRAAQQRQKVWYDRRARQRSFQIGQKVMVLRPVRTDKLQAAWQGPYKVIGQICDTTYTIASCEDEDVRQPPYRIPEAVREGMRKEIDEMLRLGVIEPSESPWASPVVLVPKKDGTTRFCVDYRRLNDKTVTDAYPMPRMDELLDRISAGKYLTTIDLCKGYWQIPLAEDAIPKSAFITPFGLYQFRVMPFGMKNAPATFQRMVDQLLGGLQSFACAYLDDIAIHSDTWEAHLEHIGVVLDRIRGAGLTLKPDKCHLGMAEVQYLGHRVGCGKQRPEPAKIEAVANWPTPHTKTQVMAFLGTAGYYRRFVPDYSALAKPLTDLTKKKLPRQVLWSPECEVAFQALKTALVNAPVLVTPDPNKRFIVHTDASMFGLGAVLSQIGEDGGEHPVAYLSRKLLPREVSYATIEKECLALVWALKKLTPYLYGRAFTLITDHNPLVWLNRVSGDNARLLRWSLALQP from the exons ATGAAAGACTTACCTTCTGAAGTCATCTTGGGCAACGACATTGGCCCCCTGACTTCGGCGTTCGCCTCTACCCCCGCTCAGGAGGCCCACGCAGTAACCACCAGAGCACAAAGTCGCGCTGCCGAGATCCATCCACTTCCTACTGAGACCCAGGTAAGCCAACCCAACCTACCCTTGACTGTACAACCcctaccctgggacaccccagaggACTTTGGGCGGGAGGTGACCGGAGACCCTTCCCTCAGAAAGTATCGAGAGAAAGCCAGGAGGGGCCAAGGGGGATTAGAGAAGGAGCAATTTATCTGGGAGAACGGCCGCTTGTACAGGCTCACCGAGACCCGGGGTAATGCACCAGGGCCTAAGCAAAAACGCCAGCTGGTAGTTCCCCGGAAATACCGGCAGGAGTTATTGAGGATTGGGCACGACGTACCCTTGGCAGGCCATTTGGGAATACGCAAGACAGGGTATCGGGTAACTCAGAACTTTTTCTGGCCTGGGGTATCTGACGACGTCAGGGCGTATTGTCAAACGTGTGAGGTATGCCAACGTATAGGTAAAAAGGGAGACCACACAAAGGCTAAACTAGTTTCCATGCCCATTATTGAAGAACCGTTCACAAGGGTAGCCGTGGACATTATAGGGCCCCTGGCCCAACCTAGCCGTTCCGGCAAGCGGTATATACTCACCATAGTAGACTACGCCACCCGTTACCCCGAAGCGGTAGCTCTCTCTAACATACAGGCTGAGACCGTAGCAGAGGCCCTAGTTAAAGTATTTTCCCGAGTAGGCTTTCCCAAGGAGGTTCTGTCCGACCAAGGTACCCAATTCACGGCCGAGGTAACCCAGCAGATATGGAAAACCTGTGGAGTTAAATCCCTGACTAGCTCCCCATACCATCCCCAGACTAACGGCCTGTGCGAGCGCTTCAACGGAACGCTAAAGCAAATGTTGAAGTCGTTCACGGGGGCATACAAGGATTGGGAGCGATTCCTGCCACACCTTCTCTTTGCCTACcgagaggtgccgcaggaatcgaccggattctcacccttcgaacttcTCTATGGGAGGCGGGTGAGGGGGCCCTTAGATCTCATCAAGGATCACTGGGAGGGGCAGACAGAGATTGAGGGGACCCCGGTTGTACCTTATGTCCTGGAGCTGAGGGACCGCATGGAGGAATTAGCCCAGACAGTGCGAGAGAACCTCCGGGCGGCCCAGCAGCGCCAGAAGGTATGGTATGACCGACGGGCTAGGCAGCGGAGCTTTCAGATAGGCCAAAAGGTCATGGTATTAAGACCGGTCCGAACAGACAAGCTCCAGGccgcctggcagggcccctataaagttataggacagatatgcgacacgacctacacgatagccagctgcgaggatgaagatgtg agacagcccccttaccgtatccccgaagcagtccgggaagggatgcggaaggaaatagatgagatgcttcggctaggcgtaattgagccctcagaaagtccttgggcctcgccggtagtcttagtgccaaagaaggatgggacaacccgcttctgtgtagattaccggcgcctcaacgacaagacagttacggacgcctatccgatgccacggatggacgagctgcttgaccgtatctctgcagggaagtatctgaccacaatagacctatgcaagggatattggcagattcccctagcagaagatgccatacccaagtcggccttcatcaccccgttcggcctataccaattccgggttatgccgttcgggatgaagaacgccccggccaccttccaacggatggtggatcagttacttgggggtctccagagctttgcatgcgcttacctggatgacatcgccATCCATAGCGATACTTGGGAGGCGCACCTAGAgcacataggggtagtattagataggatcaggggggccgggctgaccctgaaacccgacaaatgtcacttgggtatggcggaggtacaatatttgggccaccgagtaggatgtggtaagcaacggccggagccggctaagatcgaggctgttgccaattggcccactccccacaccaagacacaagtcatggctttcttaggcacagccggctattacagacgctttgtacccgactatagcgccctggccaaacccctgaccgacttgaccaaaaagaagctaccccgacaagtcctgtggtccccggaatgcgaggtggctttccaagcactaaagactgctctggttaatgctccggtgttggttaccccagatcctaacaaaagatttattgtccacacagacgcttcaatgtttggactgggggcagtactgagccagatcggggaggatggaggtgagcacccggtggcatacctgagtcggaagctgttgccaagggaagtcagctatgccaccattgaaaaagagtgtttggccttggtgtgggcactcaaaaagctcacaccttacctttatggccgggcgttcactctcatcaccgatcacaaccccttggtgtggcttaaccgggtttcaggggacaacgcccgtttgctacgctggagcttggccttacagccc